The proteins below are encoded in one region of Halorhodospira halochloris:
- a CDS encoding PAS domain S-box protein, with translation MFFPKLSALATKSVVTLPTTATLAEAVATMRDCNIRDVVVKSDDGLKLFLSSMLLRLDAMDSDLETPLGELDLPLATILDPDANVVDGLKAIRNRGEHICLVDGQGELCGILSYTDLAAGLDPQMLAQTQSVGELFRWVKAPQLTRGATLREAMAAIAEQGQGAAVIVEDDHPVGILTQKDIINLLAARTDPDNTVGSSMTVPVEKLPENASISEALSLCRERKIKRVVVVDDTGRLTGVISQKELVNLYFNQWFTLLQEQQGELAQLNRELQQSNRDLESITEEVPGGLLVIDAAGNINRASRRAGSILGTTSEALIGQPFTALLGCNPDLSNLKDIQSAPALGCPFRDTPVAAASCGLLSALRSGEAYDSREVLRGADARDIVVDLSVKGAGADNTTILLFHEVSSEEQRRTEALAFLTGGPVAIFFWRPEPGWPVHYASPNVEQVLGYTAEQMMAPGFRFTDLIHPDDAERIGQEVAGYLACGTQYFEQYYRLRTRSGEYRWFYDYTSPEYDTDGRPLLIRGYILDRTEERISQERLAESEKRWRFVLEATEQGVWDWDAATDTIYFSPQWKRMLGYEEHEIGNTLDEWKRRVHPDDLEGCLADLERHLRGETETYENEHRVRCKDGSYKWILDRGRVITRDANGKPLRAIGSHADMTERRKLFEELEQSEKRLRDVSLAAGEYIWEIDPEGRYSIVTSPVEPLLGRPVDEIIGRSPFDFMPAEEAERVRGLLNEWATRKSSWQGLEHISVRPDGSWVYQRVSGLPILDAGGELLGFRGTGRDITAEKEAEQAQQALTERLRLATSAAGLGIWDYDPASGKLKWDEGMFRLYGVQPEEFGGTFEDWVRHLLPESRDQAVAAFEQAMREGTPFDVTISIRRFSDGAVRILHGQAQIIRSSTGQSVRVVGVNRDITEQEENRRRLAAEEAKFRGLFELSPVGIAMNDFNTGEFLEFNEAINKPAGYTREEFQALSYWDVTPEEYLPQEQAQLELLQRTGQYGPFEKEYIHRDGYRYPVLLHGFKTTTPEGREVIWSIIQDISELKAAEEALHTAKERFQGIFEQTSSGVAVFYPVAGGQDFQFLEFNPASERIDQIAREEVIGRRLTESFPGAEAMGLLAALQRVAKTGEPEHLPVTEYQDQRISGWRENYIFRLSAGEIVAVYDDLTEIKQAQEQAEQASRAKSEFLANMSHEIRTPLNAVIGLSQLLLETSLDEHQFDYMGKVHSSSRMLLGIINDILDFSKIEAGQLELEEHSFDINEIVDHLAAIFAEVGHRKQLELVYDVDPEIPPSLIGDSLRITQVLTNLLSNATKFTPEGGDVELSIRQIEAEHEGAATLRFCVRDTGIGMTEEQISRLFRAFTQADTSTTRRYGGTGLGLVISRHLLEAMGGQLQVAAVPDQGSSFTFELNLNMGGARESVMARCPDTRGSRILVVDDHDQTRETLREMLLHCNFRVEEAASGEEAITKVTAAEARAEPFDFILLDWMMPGGMSGSNTCRELDRLRRGGELARIGPPVIMVSAYNPSQIDFPEGVTGELLSKPITANTLYSALLRAEKGDDDGIGGREAKASLPDLTGYRILLAEDNETNQEVATLLLEKTGAQVEVAENGAVAVKAAHDAVPDLILMDLQMPVMDGFEATRQIRAAGYSGPILALSAAVTEDDHRRARAVGMGDHIAKPIDREHLYASLAAHLMTSNDAVAELPVDESASRGEVAPATRLPEQLPGFDLARGLRLFGGDQADYIRVLQGLQRRLRNEHAKLVDYLRHADREASLYAAHALKGVAGNAAAVRLEELSVKIEERLKAEAEVDAALIDELEAALQEADQALDQLQTPVQEGQSADMVGTAAAVEQLRAKLAASEWVDTETLEQALAYLRSLGLNCDELQAEVENMAFDEALEILDLLLEGTS, from the coding sequence ATGTTCTTCCCTAAGCTGAGTGCGCTGGCAACAAAGAGTGTTGTTACTCTCCCCACCACAGCTACCCTGGCCGAGGCCGTAGCAACTATGCGCGACTGCAATATACGTGATGTAGTCGTAAAAAGTGACGACGGGCTTAAGCTCTTTCTTTCTTCCATGTTGCTTCGCCTTGATGCCATGGATTCAGACCTTGAGACGCCCCTGGGTGAACTCGATTTGCCTCTGGCTACTATTCTGGACCCTGACGCTAACGTCGTTGATGGGCTTAAGGCCATCCGCAACCGCGGCGAGCATATCTGCCTGGTTGATGGGCAAGGCGAGCTGTGCGGCATCCTGAGCTACACCGACCTGGCCGCGGGTCTGGATCCGCAAATGCTGGCGCAGACCCAGAGCGTCGGGGAACTTTTCCGCTGGGTTAAGGCGCCCCAGCTGACACGTGGTGCTACGCTACGCGAGGCGATGGCGGCGATCGCCGAGCAGGGCCAGGGAGCGGCAGTGATCGTCGAAGACGACCACCCGGTTGGTATCCTTACCCAGAAAGATATCATCAACCTCCTGGCCGCGCGCACCGATCCGGATAACACCGTCGGCTCTTCCATGACCGTCCCGGTGGAGAAACTCCCCGAGAATGCCAGTATCTCTGAGGCGCTGAGCCTCTGCCGTGAAAGGAAGATCAAGCGTGTTGTTGTCGTCGACGATACTGGAAGGCTCACCGGTGTAATCAGCCAGAAGGAGCTAGTCAATCTCTACTTCAACCAGTGGTTCACCCTTCTCCAGGAGCAGCAGGGGGAACTCGCGCAGCTAAACCGGGAGTTGCAGCAGAGCAACCGCGACCTGGAATCAATTACCGAGGAGGTCCCCGGCGGACTCCTCGTTATTGATGCCGCAGGCAACATTAACCGCGCCAGCCGCCGGGCTGGCTCGATCCTTGGTACCACGAGTGAGGCGTTGATCGGTCAGCCCTTCACAGCGCTGCTTGGCTGCAATCCCGACCTGTCGAATCTTAAGGATATACAGTCCGCACCTGCACTCGGCTGTCCCTTTCGTGATACGCCGGTCGCGGCTGCCTCTTGCGGCCTACTCAGTGCCTTGCGCTCGGGAGAGGCCTACGATAGCCGGGAGGTCCTCCGGGGCGCGGATGCACGGGACATTGTCGTCGATCTGAGTGTGAAGGGCGCCGGTGCCGACAATACTACCATTTTGCTCTTCCATGAGGTCTCCAGCGAGGAACAGCGCCGCACTGAGGCGTTAGCATTCCTTACCGGTGGTCCCGTCGCCATCTTTTTCTGGCGCCCTGAGCCCGGCTGGCCGGTCCACTACGCTTCCCCCAATGTCGAGCAGGTCCTGGGCTACACCGCGGAGCAGATGATGGCCCCTGGGTTCCGCTTCACGGACCTGATCCATCCCGACGATGCCGAGCGGATTGGCCAGGAGGTCGCCGGCTACCTAGCCTGCGGGACGCAGTATTTTGAACAGTACTACCGCCTGCGCACCCGCTCCGGCGAGTACCGTTGGTTCTATGACTACACCTCCCCAGAGTACGACACCGACGGCAGGCCGCTCCTGATCCGTGGCTACATTCTCGACCGCACCGAGGAGCGCATTTCCCAGGAGCGGCTTGCCGAGAGCGAGAAGCGCTGGCGCTTCGTCCTGGAGGCCACCGAGCAGGGGGTGTGGGACTGGGATGCTGCCACCGATACGATTTATTTCTCACCGCAGTGGAAGCGCATGCTCGGCTACGAGGAGCACGAGATCGGCAATACCCTCGACGAGTGGAAGCGGCGGGTGCATCCGGATGACCTTGAGGGTTGCCTGGCCGATCTGGAGCGTCATCTTCGCGGCGAGACCGAGACTTACGAAAACGAGCACCGCGTGCGCTGCAAGGACGGCAGCTATAAGTGGATTCTCGACCGGGGTCGGGTGATCACGCGTGACGCCAACGGTAAGCCACTGCGGGCGATCGGCAGCCACGCTGATATGACCGAACGCCGGAAACTGTTTGAGGAGCTTGAGCAGAGTGAGAAACGCCTCCGGGACGTCTCGCTTGCCGCGGGGGAATACATCTGGGAGATCGACCCCGAGGGCCGCTATAGTATTGTTACATCGCCGGTAGAGCCTCTTCTTGGGCGGCCCGTAGACGAGATTATCGGTCGATCCCCTTTCGATTTCATGCCTGCCGAGGAGGCCGAGAGAGTCCGGGGGCTTCTCAACGAGTGGGCGACGCGCAAGAGTTCATGGCAGGGCCTGGAGCATATCTCAGTGCGGCCCGACGGGAGTTGGGTGTACCAACGTGTCAGCGGCTTGCCTATCTTGGACGCGGGGGGCGAGTTGCTGGGATTTCGCGGCACGGGGCGGGATATCACCGCGGAGAAGGAGGCGGAGCAGGCTCAGCAGGCCCTGACAGAGCGCCTGCGGCTAGCGACCTCGGCTGCGGGGCTGGGGATCTGGGACTACGATCCGGCCAGTGGTAAGTTGAAATGGGACGAGGGGATGTTCCGGCTCTACGGGGTGCAGCCCGAGGAGTTCGGTGGTACCTTCGAGGACTGGGTCAGGCACCTGCTGCCGGAGTCGCGTGATCAGGCGGTGGCTGCCTTCGAGCAGGCGATGCGAGAGGGCACGCCGTTCGACGTCACCATCTCCATCCGGCGCTTCAGTGACGGCGCGGTGAGGATCCTCCATGGCCAGGCCCAAATAATTCGCTCTAGCACTGGCCAGTCAGTCCGAGTGGTCGGGGTCAACCGGGATATCACTGAGCAGGAGGAAAACCGCCGCCGGCTAGCGGCGGAGGAGGCGAAGTTCCGGGGGCTGTTCGAACTCTCCCCGGTGGGCATCGCCATGAACGATTTTAACACCGGTGAGTTCCTCGAGTTTAACGAGGCTATAAATAAGCCTGCCGGCTACACCCGTGAGGAATTCCAGGCGCTTAGCTACTGGGATGTCACTCCGGAGGAATACCTACCGCAGGAGCAGGCGCAGCTCGAGTTGCTTCAGCGGACCGGGCAGTACGGCCCGTTTGAGAAAGAGTATATCCACCGGGACGGCTACCGCTACCCGGTTCTGCTCCACGGCTTCAAGACCACTACGCCAGAAGGGCGCGAGGTAATTTGGTCTATCATCCAGGATATTTCCGAGCTCAAGGCTGCCGAAGAGGCGCTGCACACAGCCAAGGAGCGCTTCCAGGGCATCTTCGAGCAGACTAGCAGCGGTGTGGCCGTCTTTTATCCGGTCGCTGGGGGGCAGGATTTTCAGTTTTTGGAGTTCAACCCCGCATCCGAGCGCATCGACCAGATAGCACGAGAGGAGGTCATCGGGCGTCGCCTCACTGAGAGCTTCCCCGGGGCAGAGGCTATGGGATTGCTAGCCGCCTTGCAGCGAGTAGCTAAAACCGGGGAGCCAGAGCACCTGCCGGTGACTGAGTACCAGGATCAGCGCATCAGCGGTTGGCGTGAGAACTACATCTTCCGCCTATCAGCAGGTGAGATCGTCGCCGTCTACGACGATCTCACCGAGATCAAGCAAGCCCAAGAACAGGCAGAGCAGGCTAGTCGAGCCAAGAGCGAGTTCCTCGCCAATATGAGCCATGAGATACGCACCCCGCTAAACGCAGTTATTGGGCTCAGTCAGCTGCTTCTGGAAACCTCTCTAGATGAGCACCAGTTCGACTACATGGGCAAGGTCCATAGCTCCTCGCGGATGTTGCTAGGCATCATTAACGATATTCTGGATTTCTCGAAAATCGAAGCTGGTCAATTGGAGCTTGAGGAGCACAGTTTCGACATCAACGAGATCGTTGATCACCTTGCTGCGATATTTGCAGAGGTTGGCCATAGGAAGCAGCTTGAACTGGTGTACGACGTCGATCCTGAAATTCCCCCTAGCCTGATCGGCGACTCGCTGCGCATAACCCAGGTGCTGACTAACTTACTGAGTAATGCAACCAAGTTTACCCCGGAGGGTGGGGATGTTGAGTTGAGCATAAGACAGATCGAGGCAGAGCATGAGGGTGCTGCTACCCTGCGCTTTTGCGTGCGTGATACCGGTATCGGTATGACTGAGGAGCAGATCAGTCGCCTGTTTCGGGCCTTCACTCAAGCTGATACTTCAACCACTCGCCGCTATGGTGGTACTGGATTAGGCCTGGTTATCTCCCGGCACTTGCTTGAGGCGATGGGTGGCCAACTGCAGGTTGCAGCGGTGCCCGATCAGGGTAGCTCCTTTACCTTCGAGCTTAATTTGAATATGGGCGGGGCTCGTGAATCGGTCATGGCCCGTTGCCCGGATACTAGGGGTAGCCGCATTCTGGTTGTGGATGATCACGATCAGACTCGAGAGACCCTGCGCGAGATGCTCTTGCATTGCAATTTCCGAGTAGAGGAGGCGGCAAGTGGAGAAGAGGCTATCACCAAGGTCACAGCAGCAGAAGCTCGTGCCGAGCCGTTTGACTTCATTCTTTTAGATTGGATGATGCCCGGCGGTATGAGTGGTAGCAATACATGTCGTGAGCTGGATAGGTTGCGTCGGGGTGGGGAGCTAGCACGTATTGGTCCGCCAGTTATCATGGTCAGTGCTTATAACCCCAGTCAGATAGATTTCCCCGAGGGGGTAACCGGCGAACTGCTTTCCAAGCCGATTACTGCAAACACCCTCTACAGCGCCTTGCTGCGAGCTGAAAAAGGCGATGATGATGGCATCGGCGGTCGTGAGGCGAAAGCTAGCCTGCCTGATCTAACCGGTTATCGAATACTCCTGGCCGAGGATAATGAGACTAACCAGGAGGTCGCCACGCTGCTCCTCGAGAAGACCGGAGCGCAGGTTGAGGTCGCTGAGAATGGTGCTGTGGCAGTGAAAGCGGCTCATGACGCAGTGCCCGATTTGATCCTTATGGATTTACAGATGCCGGTAATGGATGGCTTTGAGGCGACCCGGCAGATCCGCGCGGCTGGCTATAGTGGTCCTATTTTAGCCTTGTCCGCGGCTGTAACTGAGGATGATCATCGGCGTGCCCGAGCTGTCGGTATGGGCGATCACATCGCTAAGCCTATCGACCGCGAGCACCTCTACGCTAGTCTAGCAGCACACCTAATGACTTCTAACGACGCTGTTGCAGAGCTGCCCGTGGACGAGTCGGCGTCGAGGGGTGAAGTAGCTCCGGCTACCCGGTTGCCGGAACAACTCCCCGGCTTCGATCTTGCGCGGGGGTTGCGGCTTTTCGGTGGTGATCAGGCAGACTACATACGTGTTTTGCAAGGCTTGCAGCGGCGACTCCGGAATGAGCACGCCAAACTGGTTGACTATCTGCGCCATGCTGACCGGGAGGCATCACTTTACGCTGCTCACGCCCTAAAAGGTGTTGCCGGCAATGCGGCTGCAGTGCGGCTTGAGGAGCTTAGCGTCAAGATTGAGGAGAGACTGAAGGCTGAAGCTGAGGTTGATGCTGCTCTAATTGATGAACTGGAAGCTGCACTGCAAGAGGCTGATCAGGCTTTGGATCAGCTTCAGACGCCGGTGCAGGAGGGGCAATCGGCAGATATGGTTGGTACTGCTGCAGCTGTTGAGCAACTGCGAGCGAAGCTGGCGGCAAGCGAGTGGGTCGATACCGAGACCCTGGAGCAGGCCCTAGCCTATTTGCGCAGCCTGGGCCTAAATTGTGACGAGCTTCAGGCTGAGGTAGAGAATATGGCCTTTGATGAGGCGCTTGAGATTCTCGATTTGCTCCTGGAAGGCACCTCTTAA
- a CDS encoding diguanylate cyclase domain-containing protein, protein MSQKDTKEAPRVLVVDDQPSNIQVLAHLLKRDYEIQVATGGQKALELATSEPQPDLILLDVVMPDPDGYEVCRRLKEAQHTQNIPVIFVTGRNTAADEERGLELGAVDYIVKPFVPGITRKRVRNHIDLKRRTDELEHLAQRDGLTDLPNRRRFDQQLKDEWARAQRGSTPISLIMMDIDHFKAYNDNYGHGAGDECLRRVAGALARVPNRNTDLVARYGGEEFVVLLPYTDADGARQVAESFRQSVADIAIPHTHSSVANVVSVSVGVATVLPGPHDNDASSLQEAADRALYVAKEHGRNRVEASVS, encoded by the coding sequence ATGAGTCAAAAAGATACCAAAGAAGCGCCTCGGGTGCTTGTGGTCGACGATCAGCCAAGCAATATCCAGGTCCTCGCCCATTTGCTGAAGCGAGACTACGAGATTCAAGTCGCCACAGGTGGCCAAAAGGCTCTTGAGCTAGCGACAAGCGAACCGCAGCCGGATCTTATTTTGCTTGATGTGGTCATGCCGGATCCTGATGGCTATGAGGTCTGCCGACGCCTTAAAGAGGCTCAGCATACCCAGAATATACCGGTAATCTTTGTGACTGGGCGTAACACCGCCGCAGATGAGGAGCGCGGGCTGGAGTTAGGTGCTGTTGACTATATTGTCAAGCCTTTCGTTCCCGGTATTACTCGCAAGCGGGTGCGTAACCATATAGACCTAAAGCGCAGGACAGACGAACTTGAGCACCTAGCTCAGCGCGACGGTCTGACCGACCTTCCTAATCGCCGGCGGTTTGATCAGCAACTTAAAGATGAGTGGGCGCGAGCTCAGAGGGGTAGTACGCCGATTTCGCTGATCATGATGGATATAGACCATTTCAAGGCTTATAACGATAACTATGGCCACGGCGCCGGTGATGAGTGTTTGCGGCGAGTTGCCGGTGCTCTGGCCCGAGTGCCCAACCGCAATACTGATCTTGTTGCCCGTTACGGTGGAGAGGAGTTTGTTGTACTGCTGCCTTATACGGATGCGGATGGCGCAAGGCAGGTAGCGGAAAGTTTTAGGCAGTCCGTTGCGGATATCGCCATCCCTCATACCCACTCTTCGGTGGCAAACGTAGTCAGCGTCAGTGTTGGAGTAGCAACAGTCTTGCCAGGGCCGCATGATAATGATGCAAGTTCTCTTCAAGAAGCGGCTGATAGAGCACTATATGTCGCTAAGGAGCATGGGCGTAACCGGGTGGAGGCATCCGTTTCCTGA
- a CDS encoding helix-turn-helix domain-containing protein: METIDQGGAAQNRKNNRLQVSGYGLGARIAAIATSVGGKKRLAELVNISEGHLYRYISEANEPTASKLVALAHIGEVSLDWLLTGRESGQQVPSEGVALDLEVLESLGLIAFEELQERALSLEPATQARLLRVLYRHFVGRGETPDRETIRDFIDLAARNP; the protein is encoded by the coding sequence ATGGAGACTATCGATCAAGGTGGAGCAGCCCAAAACCGGAAAAATAATCGTTTGCAAGTATCTGGGTATGGTTTAGGGGCACGCATTGCAGCGATTGCGACTTCGGTGGGGGGCAAAAAGAGATTGGCTGAGCTGGTTAACATATCCGAGGGCCATCTTTACCGTTACATCTCAGAAGCGAATGAGCCTACTGCTAGTAAGCTAGTGGCTTTGGCGCACATAGGTGAGGTGTCGCTAGATTGGTTGCTTACTGGGCGAGAGTCCGGTCAGCAGGTGCCGAGCGAAGGTGTGGCTTTGGACCTAGAGGTTTTGGAATCTTTAGGTTTGATTGCTTTTGAGGAGTTGCAGGAGAGAGCCCTAAGTCTTGAGCCTGCTACCCAGGCACGTCTGTTGCGAGTGCTCTACCGTCACTTCGTCGGGCGTGGTGAAACACCTGACAGAGAGACTATCCGAGATTTCATTGATTTAGCGGCACGTAACCCATGA
- a CDS encoding precorrin-8X methylmutase, translating to MPVDYDYIKDGAAIYTKSFATIRAEAQLDRFTSDESRVAVRIIHSCGMVEVADKISFTTGATRSGQNALLAGKPILCDSKMVANGIIRSRLPADNEIICTLSDPRVPGLAEKIGNTRSAAALDLWGEKLDGAVVAIGNAPTALFRLLELIDSGAPRPAIVIGMAVGFVGAVESKEALAARPELESVIIHGRQGGSAMAVATVNALASSQE from the coding sequence ATGCCAGTTGATTACGACTACATAAAAGATGGTGCGGCTATTTATACCAAGTCATTTGCGACCATCCGCGCTGAGGCGCAGCTCGACCGCTTTACCAGCGATGAGTCAAGGGTAGCGGTGCGTATAATCCACTCCTGTGGCATGGTAGAAGTGGCTGACAAAATCTCTTTCACCACTGGAGCCACTCGGAGCGGACAGAACGCCTTGCTCGCCGGCAAACCTATCCTTTGCGACAGCAAGATGGTAGCCAATGGCATCATCCGCAGCCGCCTGCCTGCTGATAACGAAATAATCTGCACGCTCAGCGACCCAAGAGTTCCAGGGCTTGCCGAGAAGATCGGCAATACCCGCTCCGCAGCCGCCCTCGATCTTTGGGGGGAAAAGCTTGATGGTGCTGTTGTCGCTATTGGTAACGCCCCTACTGCCCTTTTCCGCCTGCTTGAGCTGATCGATTCTGGTGCTCCTCGGCCTGCTATAGTTATAGGAATGGCGGTAGGCTTCGTTGGTGCGGTCGAGTCAAAAGAAGCTCTAGCGGCGCGCCCTGAACTGGAGTCGGTTATCATCCATGGTCGGCAAGGAGGCAGCGCTATGGCAGTGGCAACTGTCAATGCTCTTGCCAGCAGCCAAGAATGA
- a CDS encoding magnesium transporter, with product MTNNSMTEIHSVGIASAIDAHGITTHNPVHEVMHDDYLAVTSDKTAADIIEQVRNSSLDAQVTAVVCVIDSDNRYQGFVRLAEALRSDPQVSAKELATGADLYVYNDEDREQAARLLQRRDLPILPVLDEQHHLAGIIRFDDAMDVLEEEASEDVYKKAGVGSLTRAQEIVRSERLTQGSLKYPFGVRLAFLCVALAGGMAVGGVVEHFEGVLEALVALAIFVPVIMDMGGNVGTQSSTIFARGVALGHIRLERFFRYHILRELAVGVMLGAVLGLAGGLIAYFWQGLPNDMPMLGPVIGLSLFAAVVLACVLGFLLPWVLLKLGFDHAPGADPFITTIKDFSALLIYFSLAAWLLGIEA from the coding sequence ATGACTAATAACAGCATGACTGAGATTCATAGTGTCGGTATAGCGAGCGCTATTGATGCGCATGGTATAACGACTCACAACCCGGTGCATGAGGTAATGCACGATGATTACCTAGCAGTGACTTCCGATAAGACTGCCGCCGACATAATCGAGCAGGTGCGCAATAGCTCGTTAGATGCTCAAGTAACCGCGGTAGTCTGTGTGATTGATAGCGACAACCGCTATCAAGGGTTTGTCCGCCTGGCTGAAGCACTGCGTAGCGATCCCCAAGTCAGCGCCAAGGAGCTAGCAACGGGAGCAGACCTCTACGTATATAATGACGAAGACCGCGAACAGGCGGCTCGACTGTTGCAGCGGCGCGATCTACCAATACTGCCTGTGCTGGATGAGCAGCACCACCTGGCTGGCATTATTCGCTTCGACGATGCAATGGATGTGCTTGAGGAAGAGGCCTCGGAGGACGTTTACAAAAAGGCCGGGGTCGGCAGCCTTACCCGGGCGCAAGAGATTGTCCGTAGCGAACGGCTGACCCAGGGATCATTGAAGTACCCATTTGGGGTTCGACTCGCTTTCTTGTGCGTAGCATTGGCCGGCGGTATGGCTGTAGGCGGGGTAGTCGAGCACTTTGAAGGTGTGCTTGAAGCGCTGGTGGCTCTAGCCATATTCGTGCCGGTAATCATGGATATGGGAGGTAATGTAGGTACCCAGTCTTCAACTATCTTCGCCCGCGGGGTTGCCCTGGGTCATATCCGCTTGGAACGCTTCTTCCGTTACCACATACTCCGTGAGTTAGCAGTCGGCGTGATGCTCGGCGCAGTATTGGGTCTTGCTGGTGGCTTGATTGCCTATTTCTGGCAGGGACTGCCTAACGATATGCCTATGCTGGGGCCGGTCATCGGCTTGTCTCTATTCGCTGCAGTGGTCTTGGCCTGCGTCTTGGGTTTTCTCTTGCCCTGGGTGCTGCTCAAGCTCGGCTTCGATCATGCTCCGGGTGCTGACCCCTTTATCACTACCATCAAAGACTTCAGTGCCCTACTGATCTATTTCAGCCTGGCCGCCTGGCTGTTGGGCATAGAGGCATAA